In Erpetoichthys calabaricus chromosome 4, fErpCal1.3, whole genome shotgun sequence, one genomic interval encodes:
- the LOC114641366 gene encoding malonyl-CoA decarboxylase, mitochondrial-like, which translates to MAFWGLNGTLKRMLSEWFSVGLLKLERITWKSPCELLQKISQYETIHPVRNWTDIKHRVGPYRRCHAFTSGAMPGEPLVFLHEALTEEIPDNIQTIFGGRTSQEITEDENKIKAAIFYSISSTQVGLQGEELGYYLIKQVVRELQSEFPSLDQFSSLSPIFGFRVWLLGLLNQQRNDGRGRKILMDTEWQEIERLVGSPAPERLHKLLSTNEWVRSEQLMDILKPILMRLCSWFLYGEKHRSYALNQAANFHLQNGATMWRLNWKADMSPRGISASCGMMVNYRYFLPDIGANSAKYLRTKVIQASEQILNLVSQFQKNSKL; encoded by the exons ATGGCTTTCTGG GGCCTGAATGGCACTTTGAAGCGCATGCTATCGGAGTGGTTTTCTGTTGGATTGCTGAAACTTGAGAGAATCACATGGAAATCCCCTTGTGAGCTGCTCCAGAAAATTAGTCA ATATGAGACTATTCATCCAGTAAGAAATTGGACTGACATTAAGCACAGAGTAGGGCCTTACAGAAGATGTCATGCCTTCACCAGTGGAGCAATGCCAGGAGAACCTTTAGTGTTTTTACATGAAGCTCTCACAGAGGAGATCCCTGACAATATTCAG ACAATTTTTGGAGGGCGTACTTCTCAGGAGATAACAgaggatgaaaataaaattaaagcagcTATCTTCTACTCCATCTCATCCACCCAAGTTGGACTTCAAGGTGAAGAACTTGGGTATTACCTCATTAAGCAGGTTGTCCGTGAACTCCAG AGTGAATTTCCCTCCTTGGATCAATTTTCAAGCTTGTCTCCTATATTTGGCTTTAGAGTGTGGCTGCTTGGTCTTTTGAATCAACAAAGGAATGATGGAAGAGGTAGAAAGATACTGATGGACACCGAGTGGCAAGAGATTGAAAGACTTGTTGGGAGTCCTGCCCCAGAGAGACTTCACAAACTGCTCAGCACGAATGAATGGGTGCGCTCTGAACAGCTCATGGATATCCTTAAACCGATACTCATGAGATTGTGCAGCTGGTTTCTCTATGGGGAGAAACATCGTAGCTATGCTTTAAATCAGGCAGCAAATTTTCATCTGCAAAATGGAGCTACTATGTGGAGGTTAAACTGGAAAGCAGATATGAGTCCTCGTGGTATATCAGCTTCTTGTGGGATGATGGTGAATTATCGGTATTTTCTTCCAGATATAGGTGCAAACAGCGCAAAATATCTCAGGACAAAGGTTATTCAAGCTTCTGAACAGATTTTGAATTTGGTttcacaatttcaaaagaacagcaAGCTTTAG